The genomic interval GCTGCCCTGGAGCACGAAGGCTTCCATGTCGCCCCCCCAGAAGCTCGAGTGTATGAAGTCGGCCTTGTTCACCGTCAGTGACGATATTTCCGCCCCGTACTGTCCCTTGAAGAGCTTCGGAAAGAGCTCGTTTTTGACTTCCACGTCGGGCTTGAGCACCTTCAGGGTGCTGATGAAGTCGTTCCACGAGTCGTGGCCCCAGGCGTAGTCCTGGTTGATGCCCGACACGCCCTTGAGGTCCGCCTTCATGTCGAGTATGTAGCGGGCGGCGCCCACGTTGTCGATGGTGGCGGTGGGGCCGGTTCGGAAGACGTAGGTGTAGGACGCTTCCTCGAAGATCCGGGGAGTGCCGCAGTCAAAGAGCACCGTCAGGGCCTTCAACTCTTCCGCCACGGGGGCGATCGCCAGGCAGTGTCCGCTGGAGATGTAGCCGATCACGGCGTCCACCTTCTTCTGCTGGACCAGGTTCCGAAATTCCGTCACCTGCTCCGTGGCTCCTCCTGCCTCATCGATGAGAACCATCTCGATCTGCTTCCCTGCAAACCCTTTCGTGGTGTAAGGGGCGGGAACCGTGCCTGCATTCAAAGCTTCAACGATCACATCAGCGGCATTTTTTGCAGGGACGCCGAAGGGGCCTGCCGCGCCACCGGACAAAAACGTGACGACGCCGACCTTGTAGGTATCTGCCGCAAGAGACTGGCCCGTGAAAAAGAGCGTGGCCAGCGAGAGAAAGAGAACTCCCAGTGTTCTTACCGATCCCCTCATGTCACACCTCCTTTGATAGATCACTCTCGCTAAAAGAGTGTCCCGAAAACTCCCTGGGTGCTATCTGGAGGGGGAGGCCTCGTGAATC from Deltaproteobacteria bacterium carries:
- a CDS encoding ABC transporter substrate-binding protein — protein: MRGSVRTLGVLFLSLATLFFTGQSLAADTYKVGVVTFLSGGAAGPFGVPAKNAADVIVEALNAGTVPAPYTTKGFAGKQIEMVLIDEAGGATEQVTEFRNLVQQKKVDAVIGYISSGHCLAIAPVAEELKALTVLFDCGTPRIFEEASYTYVFRTGPTATIDNVGAARYILDMKADLKGVSGINQDYAWGHDSWNDFISTLKVLKPDVEVKNELFPKLFKGQYGAEISSLTVNKADFIHSSFWGGDMEAFVLQGSARGLFDDQPGVLTTGETAMFRLDIPEGTIIGGRGPFGVFAPESALNSWFRENYIKRFDTPPTYPSYKMAQAFLGLKTAIEKAAAAKADFTTADVIKAFENLEFEAPSGTVMMKIGKGHQAVQGTAYGQFTKKDGKPTVKNVKRFSADCVSPPDGISSADWIKGGMKGAKCE